The following are encoded together in the Microbacterium hatanonis genome:
- a CDS encoding shikimate kinase, whose product MTSSAEALVLIGPMGAGKTSVGRRVAKALGTSFTDTDIALVREHGPIPQIFADHGEAHFRRIERDAVRTSLVAGGVVSLGGGAILDPQTRDDLRAHRVVLLTVHPRVVAARLRDDSRPLLAGDDAMRRWTAIYAERRPLYEEAADATFDTSSGPLQAVVDAIATWARTPTPTEEHA is encoded by the coding sequence ATGACCTCGTCGGCTGAGGCGCTCGTCCTGATCGGCCCGATGGGGGCCGGAAAGACGAGCGTCGGCCGGAGGGTCGCGAAGGCTCTCGGCACGTCGTTCACCGACACCGACATCGCCCTCGTGCGCGAGCACGGCCCGATCCCGCAGATCTTCGCCGACCACGGTGAAGCCCACTTCCGCCGGATCGAGCGCGATGCCGTCCGCACGTCGCTCGTGGCCGGCGGGGTGGTCTCGCTCGGCGGGGGAGCGATCCTCGACCCTCAGACGCGCGACGACCTCCGTGCGCATCGCGTGGTGCTCCTGACCGTCCACCCCCGGGTGGTGGCCGCACGCCTGCGTGACGACTCCCGCCCGCTGCTGGCGGGCGACGACGCGATGCGGCGCTGGACGGCGATCTATGCCGAGCGCCGTCCGCTGTACGAGGAGGCGGCCGACGCCACCTTCGATACGAGTTCGGGCCCCCTGCAGGCGGTCGTCGACGCGATCGCGACCTGGGCACGCACCCCCACCCCCACCGAGGAGCACGCATGA
- the aroC gene encoding chorismate synthase — translation MLRVLTAGESHGPELVAIMEGLPSGVPISLAAIRADLARRKLGYGRGSRMKFEEDELNVSSGVVHGLSLGSPIAIRIGNTEWPKWVEVMSPEPAELTEKSRGRGAALTRPRPGHADLVGMQKYDFDEARPILERASARETAARVALGALARAFLSELGIRLVSHTVSIGTVAVPEGAAFPAPDDVDALDADPLRCFDAATSERMVAEVDAAKKDGDTLGGIVEVLAYGLPPGLGSHVHWDRRLDGKLAQALMSIQAIKGVEVGDGFLTTTRRGSEAHDELFTTADGITRSTDRAGGTEGGMSTGTVLRVRAGMKPIATVPRALRTVDVATGETAAAHHQRSDVCAVPAAGVVAEAMTAIVLVDVVLEKFGGDSVGETRRNIETYLAHLPTTLRTTADSDASLAAHDLVG, via the coding sequence ATGCTCCGCGTGCTCACTGCCGGCGAATCGCACGGCCCCGAACTCGTCGCCATCATGGAGGGTCTGCCCTCCGGCGTCCCCATCTCGCTCGCCGCGATCCGCGCCGACCTCGCCCGTCGCAAGCTCGGCTACGGCCGCGGCTCGCGCATGAAGTTCGAGGAGGACGAGCTGAACGTCTCGTCCGGCGTCGTGCACGGCCTGAGCCTCGGCAGCCCGATCGCCATCCGAATCGGCAACACCGAGTGGCCCAAGTGGGTCGAGGTGATGAGTCCCGAGCCTGCGGAGCTGACCGAGAAGTCCCGCGGCCGCGGTGCCGCGCTCACCCGTCCGCGTCCCGGTCACGCCGACCTGGTGGGCATGCAGAAGTACGACTTCGACGAAGCGCGCCCCATCCTGGAGCGCGCGAGCGCCCGGGAGACCGCGGCACGCGTCGCACTCGGCGCCCTCGCCCGCGCCTTCCTGTCGGAGCTGGGCATCCGGCTCGTCAGCCACACGGTGTCGATCGGCACCGTCGCCGTTCCGGAAGGGGCCGCATTCCCGGCCCCCGACGACGTCGACGCCCTCGACGCCGATCCGCTGCGGTGCTTCGACGCCGCGACGAGCGAGCGCATGGTCGCCGAGGTCGACGCCGCGAAGAAGGACGGCGACACGCTCGGCGGCATCGTGGAGGTTCTCGCCTACGGCCTCCCGCCCGGACTCGGCTCGCACGTGCACTGGGACCGCCGCCTCGACGGCAAGCTCGCCCAGGCGCTCATGAGCATCCAGGCCATCAAGGGCGTCGAGGTCGGCGACGGCTTCCTCACGACGACCCGTCGCGGATCCGAGGCGCACGACGAGCTGTTCACCACGGCCGACGGCATCACCCGGTCCACCGACCGCGCGGGCGGAACCGAGGGCGGAATGTCCACCGGCACCGTGCTGCGCGTGCGCGCCGGCATGAAGCCGATCGCGACCGTGCCCCGCGCCCTCCGCACCGTCGACGTCGCCACGGGCGAGACTGCGGCCGCGCACCACCAGCGGTCCGACGTCTGCGCCGTGCCGGCCGCCGGCGTCGTCGCCGAGGCGATGACCGCGATCGTGCTCGTCGACGTCGTGCTCGAGAAGTTCGGGGGCGACAGCGTCGGCGAGACCCGTCGCAACATCGAGACCTACCTCGCCCACCTGCCGACGACCCTTCGCACCACCGCCGACAGCGACGCGTCGCTGGCCGCGCATGACCTCGTCGGCTGA
- a CDS encoding shikimate dehydrogenase family protein, translating into MPRQPRLGMLTGTKLAVWGDPVAHSMSPRLHAAAYRVLGLDWEYDRRRIDEASFDDALAGLDDGWRGLSLTMPLKRSAAAAARSLDERARLTGAVNTLLLADDGPHGFNTDVGGLVATIREQGVDEVPFGRILGAGATAGSALVALAELGARRVDVIARRPEAADPLVALGEALGVDVEPADFARAPSPDATVTIATLPGGTDLGASADPYAARGGLLVDVVYGSWPTPLATTWERSGGRAISGLGMLLHQAVLQVRVFVSGSTELALTDEPRVLAAMREAVMGD; encoded by the coding sequence GTGCCGCGACAACCCCGACTCGGGATGCTGACCGGTACGAAGCTGGCGGTGTGGGGCGACCCGGTCGCCCACAGCATGTCGCCGCGCCTGCACGCGGCGGCCTACCGCGTGCTCGGGCTCGACTGGGAGTACGACCGCCGACGGATCGACGAGGCATCGTTCGACGACGCCCTCGCCGGCCTCGACGACGGCTGGCGAGGACTCTCGCTCACGATGCCGCTCAAGCGGTCCGCCGCAGCAGCCGCCCGCTCCCTGGACGAGCGCGCACGCCTGACGGGAGCGGTGAACACCCTGCTCCTCGCTGACGACGGCCCGCACGGCTTCAACACCGACGTCGGGGGACTGGTCGCCACCATCCGCGAGCAGGGCGTGGACGAGGTGCCGTTCGGGCGCATCCTCGGCGCCGGCGCCACGGCAGGATCGGCTCTCGTCGCTCTGGCCGAACTCGGAGCGCGTCGCGTCGACGTGATCGCCCGTCGGCCGGAGGCCGCCGACCCCCTCGTCGCCCTGGGCGAAGCGCTCGGCGTCGACGTCGAGCCCGCGGACTTCGCGCGTGCCCCCTCGCCGGACGCCACCGTGACGATCGCGACGCTCCCGGGCGGAACCGACCTCGGCGCGAGCGCCGACCCGTACGCCGCGCGCGGCGGTCTGCTCGTCGACGTCGTGTACGGTTCGTGGCCGACGCCGCTCGCCACCACCTGGGAGCGCAGCGGAGGTCGCGCGATCTCGGGACTCGGGATGCTGCTGCACCAGGCGGTCCTGCAGGTGCGCGTGTTCGTCTCCGGCTCGACCGAACTCGCGCTGACCGACGAACCCCGGGTGCTGGCGGCGATGCGCGAAGCGGTCATGGGAGACTAG
- the mltG gene encoding endolytic transglycosylase MltG — protein MPDNSSPFDDPLADLYGKLPDPRRDQGGAPTPGGAPTSRRAARAARADTGPTDARPPITRPPAEPVAAPRAAAQPEPQGRPTATQTQTRPAPPIPRPEAGRAGPPPAAGTLDDLFTGRRSTDELGSTPPPKERRKRRIGGWIALAIAVVIIGGITLGGFWAVNTFGAQIQGIFAPDVREDFEPGIAQGEATITIVSGDAGPQVSQKLYDAGVTKAPTSFYDYLIETSTPFTFQPGVFRFQQQMTSEAVLVAFRDPANHLTNTAQLPEGLTVEQTISRMSEQTEIPLEDLQAAVADPAAYGVSASSLEGWLFPATYTFDPGTTASAAIQTMVTRTIQSLDAAGVPVDDRQRVLTVASIVQREARQSEDFYKVSRVIQNRLDQGMQLQMDSTAQYGYGELHAGSASTSGEAQFDDNPWNTYVISGLPAGPISNPGDQAIDAAMHPADGTWLFFVTVNLDTGETVFTSTADEHQAAVNQWIQWCRDNPDSGC, from the coding sequence ATGCCCGACAATTCCTCCCCGTTCGACGATCCGCTCGCCGATCTGTACGGAAAACTGCCCGACCCGCGCCGCGATCAGGGCGGTGCGCCCACCCCCGGCGGCGCCCCGACGTCGCGCCGTGCCGCGCGCGCCGCGAGAGCAGACACCGGGCCGACCGACGCTCGCCCCCCGATCACCCGCCCGCCGGCCGAGCCCGTCGCCGCACCGCGGGCGGCCGCCCAGCCGGAGCCGCAGGGACGGCCGACGGCGACGCAGACCCAGACGCGTCCCGCTCCGCCGATCCCGCGCCCCGAGGCGGGCCGAGCCGGCCCGCCCCCCGCAGCAGGGACGCTCGACGACCTGTTCACCGGTCGCCGCAGCACCGACGAGCTGGGTTCGACGCCACCGCCGAAGGAGCGCCGCAAGCGACGCATCGGCGGCTGGATCGCTCTCGCGATCGCCGTGGTCATCATCGGCGGCATCACGCTCGGCGGGTTCTGGGCGGTCAACACCTTCGGCGCGCAGATCCAGGGGATCTTCGCTCCCGACGTGCGCGAGGACTTCGAACCCGGTATCGCGCAGGGCGAGGCCACGATCACGATCGTCAGCGGCGACGCAGGGCCGCAGGTGTCGCAGAAGCTCTACGACGCCGGCGTCACGAAGGCCCCGACCTCGTTCTACGACTACCTGATCGAGACGTCGACCCCGTTCACGTTCCAGCCCGGCGTCTTCCGCTTCCAGCAGCAGATGACCTCGGAGGCGGTCCTGGTGGCCTTCCGCGATCCCGCGAACCACCTGACCAACACCGCGCAGCTTCCCGAGGGACTCACGGTGGAGCAGACGATCTCCCGGATGTCGGAGCAGACCGAGATCCCTCTCGAGGATCTCCAGGCCGCCGTGGCCGATCCCGCCGCCTACGGTGTCTCCGCGTCGAGCCTGGAGGGCTGGCTCTTCCCCGCGACCTACACCTTCGATCCGGGCACGACCGCGTCGGCGGCGATCCAGACCATGGTCACCCGCACCATCCAGTCGCTGGATGCCGCCGGGGTCCCCGTCGACGACCGCCAGCGCGTTCTGACCGTCGCCTCGATCGTGCAGCGCGAAGCGCGGCAATCCGAGGACTTCTACAAGGTCTCACGCGTCATCCAGAACCGTCTGGACCAGGGCATGCAGCTGCAGATGGACTCGACGGCGCAGTACGGCTACGGCGAGCTGCACGCGGGCTCGGCGAGCACCTCGGGCGAGGCGCAGTTCGACGACAACCCGTGGAACACCTACGTGATCTCCGGTCTGCCGGCCGGCCCCATCTCCAACCCTGGCGACCAGGCGATCGACGCCGCCATGCACCCGGCGGACGGCACGTGGCTCTTCTTCGTGACGGTGAACCTCGACACGGGGGAGACGGTCTTCACCTCGACGGCCGACGAACACCAGGCCGCGGTGAACCAGTGGATCCAGTGGTGCCGCGACAACCCCGACTCGGGATGCTGA
- the ruvX gene encoding Holliday junction resolvase RuvX, translating into MRRGVRLGVDVGRARVGVARSDPDALLAVPVETVARVGTPIARIVEIATEYDALEILVGLPVSLSGGETASTADARAFADELAAASDLPIRLVDERLSTVTAHDALRRSGRSQRKSRSIVDQVAAVVLLQQALDVERQSGNPAGTAVASGQEPA; encoded by the coding sequence TTGCGTCGCGGCGTGCGCCTCGGGGTCGATGTCGGCCGCGCGAGGGTCGGTGTCGCGCGCAGCGATCCCGACGCGCTCCTGGCGGTGCCGGTCGAGACCGTGGCGCGCGTCGGCACCCCGATCGCGCGGATCGTGGAGATCGCGACGGAGTACGACGCGCTCGAGATCCTCGTCGGACTCCCGGTCAGTCTGAGCGGGGGAGAGACCGCATCGACCGCCGACGCACGGGCGTTCGCCGACGAGCTCGCCGCAGCGAGCGACCTTCCGATACGGCTGGTCGATGAGCGGCTCAGCACCGTCACCGCGCACGATGCGCTCCGTCGATCCGGGCGTTCTCAGCGAAAGTCTCGTAGCATTGTCGACCAGGTCGCCGCCGTTGTCCTTCTGCAACAGGCGCTCGATGTCGAGAGACAGTCCGGTAACCCGGCCGGAACCGCCGTAGCTTCGGGACAGGAGCCCGCCTGA
- the alaS gene encoding alanine--tRNA ligase, translated as MKTADIAQRYLDYFEKNDHTIVPSASLVSDDPSILFTIAGMVPFIPYLTGVVPAPYPRAADVQKCIRTNDIEEVGKTARHGTFFQMMGNWSFGDYFKEGAISYAWELLTSAESDGGLGFAERDLWVTVYEDDDEAVALWQKVAGLPASRIQRLGREDNYWTTGQPGPAGPCSEIYFDRGPKYGRDGGPVADDNRFTEIWNLVFMQYAINNVRSKVDFDVVGELPKKNIDTGMGLERVAFIKQGVENMYEIDQVRPVLDRAVELSGRKYGAVHEDDVRFRVIADHVRSSLMLLSDGVTPSNEGRGYILRRLMRRSVRSMRLLGVEGATFPELFTASRDAMKDAYPIVSDDWSRIAPYAYAEEETFLRTLASGSTILDLAVSQTKDAGGSAITGSEAFLLHDTYGFPVDLTLEVAEEAGLTVDRAAFDALMQEQRQRAKDDAKSRRRAIADHTVYRDFRALGETVFTGYTDLQTPSTILGVLVDGVSVDRAREGQIAEVILAETALYAESGGQVADKGVIVGPGYELDVIDVQKPVPGLVSHTVEVKIGEVAAGQPATSVVDAANRRAARQAHSATHLVHAALRDTLGRSATQSGSLNRAGYLRFDFSWGQALSPETRSEIEEIANNAVRDNLEVTTRVLSLDEAKEAGAMALFGEKYGQTVRMVDIGGPWSRELCAGTHVGSSSEVGLINLVGESSVGASNRRVEALVGLDAFRELAAERAIVSQLTGSLKTPRDQLPAKIAELAASLKAAEKKIAAFESRALADRLPQLVDSAVAAGSVRVVAQSLGTAATADDVRSLALQVRDRLGSEPAVAALGALVGDRVAVVVATNDAARARGIKAGALAKAAAAALGGGGGGRDDVAQGGGTDAAALPGALDAIVAAVRTTAA; from the coding sequence ATGAAGACCGCCGACATCGCTCAGCGCTATCTCGACTACTTCGAGAAGAACGACCACACCATCGTCCCGTCGGCCTCCCTGGTCAGCGACGACCCGTCGATCCTTTTCACGATCGCCGGCATGGTCCCGTTCATCCCGTACCTCACCGGAGTCGTGCCGGCGCCGTATCCACGCGCCGCCGATGTGCAGAAGTGCATCCGCACCAATGACATCGAAGAGGTCGGCAAGACCGCTCGGCACGGCACGTTCTTCCAGATGATGGGCAACTGGTCGTTCGGCGACTACTTCAAAGAGGGCGCGATCTCCTACGCGTGGGAGCTGCTGACCTCCGCCGAGTCCGACGGCGGTCTCGGGTTCGCCGAGCGCGACCTGTGGGTCACCGTCTACGAAGACGACGACGAGGCGGTCGCGCTCTGGCAGAAGGTCGCGGGGCTGCCCGCTTCTCGCATCCAGCGCCTCGGTCGCGAGGACAACTACTGGACGACCGGTCAGCCCGGACCCGCCGGGCCCTGCTCGGAGATCTACTTCGACCGCGGCCCGAAGTACGGCCGCGACGGCGGCCCCGTCGCCGACGACAACAGGTTCACCGAGATCTGGAACCTCGTCTTCATGCAGTACGCGATCAACAACGTGCGTTCGAAGGTCGACTTCGACGTCGTCGGCGAGCTGCCGAAGAAGAACATCGACACCGGCATGGGTCTCGAGCGCGTCGCCTTCATCAAGCAGGGCGTCGAGAACATGTACGAGATCGACCAGGTGCGCCCGGTGCTCGACCGCGCGGTCGAGCTGTCGGGCCGCAAGTACGGCGCCGTTCACGAGGACGACGTGCGCTTCCGCGTGATCGCCGACCACGTGCGCTCGTCGCTCATGCTCCTCTCCGACGGCGTCACGCCCTCGAACGAGGGACGCGGGTACATCCTCCGCCGCCTCATGCGGCGCTCCGTGCGCTCCATGCGCCTCCTCGGCGTCGAGGGCGCGACCTTCCCCGAGCTGTTCACCGCGTCACGCGACGCGATGAAGGACGCCTACCCCATCGTCTCCGACGACTGGTCGCGCATCGCGCCCTACGCCTACGCCGAGGAGGAGACCTTCCTCCGTACGCTCGCGTCGGGATCGACCATTCTCGATCTCGCGGTCTCGCAGACGAAGGATGCCGGCGGCTCTGCCATCACCGGATCCGAGGCGTTCCTGCTGCACGACACCTACGGGTTCCCCGTCGATCTCACCCTCGAGGTCGCCGAGGAAGCCGGCCTGACGGTCGACCGCGCCGCGTTCGACGCGCTGATGCAGGAGCAGCGTCAGCGCGCGAAGGACGATGCCAAATCGCGTCGCCGCGCGATCGCCGACCACACCGTCTACCGCGACTTCCGTGCGCTGGGCGAGACCGTCTTCACGGGCTACACCGACCTTCAGACGCCGTCGACGATCCTCGGGGTCCTGGTCGACGGGGTGTCGGTCGACCGGGCCCGCGAGGGACAGATCGCCGAGGTGATCCTCGCCGAGACCGCACTCTACGCGGAGTCGGGCGGACAGGTCGCCGACAAGGGCGTCATCGTCGGTCCCGGCTACGAGCTCGACGTGATCGACGTCCAGAAGCCGGTGCCCGGTCTGGTCAGCCACACGGTCGAGGTGAAGATCGGCGAGGTCGCGGCCGGTCAGCCTGCGACGAGCGTCGTCGATGCGGCCAACCGTCGTGCTGCGCGCCAGGCGCACTCGGCGACGCACCTCGTGCACGCCGCCCTCCGCGACACGCTCGGCAGGAGCGCGACGCAGTCCGGCTCGCTGAACCGAGCAGGCTACCTCCGCTTCGACTTCAGCTGGGGGCAGGCGCTCTCGCCCGAGACGCGTTCGGAGATCGAGGAGATCGCCAACAACGCGGTACGCGACAACCTCGAGGTCACCACTCGGGTGCTCTCGCTCGACGAGGCCAAAGAGGCCGGCGCCATGGCGCTGTTCGGCGAGAAGTACGGGCAGACGGTACGGATGGTCGACATAGGCGGGCCGTGGTCGCGCGAGCTCTGCGCCGGCACGCACGTCGGATCCAGCTCCGAGGTCGGCCTCATCAACCTCGTCGGCGAGTCGTCGGTGGGCGCGTCGAACCGCCGCGTCGAGGCCCTCGTCGGCCTGGACGCGTTCCGAGAACTCGCCGCCGAGCGCGCCATCGTGTCGCAGCTGACCGGGTCGCTCAAGACTCCGCGCGACCAGCTGCCCGCGAAGATCGCGGAGCTGGCGGCGAGCCTCAAGGCCGCCGAGAAGAAGATCGCCGCCTTCGAGTCGCGCGCCCTCGCCGATCGTCTGCCGCAGCTGGTCGACTCTGCGGTCGCCGCGGGTTCGGTCCGCGTCGTCGCCCAGTCGCTCGGCACGGCCGCGACCGCCGACGACGTACGCTCGCTGGCTCTGCAGGTGCGCGATCGCCTCGGCTCCGAGCCGGCGGTTGCCGCTCTCGGCGCGCTGGTCGGGGATCGTGTCGCCGTCGTCGTCGCGACGAACGACGCCGCCCGTGCTCGCGGCATTAAGGCCGGCGCCCTGGCCAAGGCGGCGGCTGCGGCGCTCGGCGGCGGCGGCGGCGGGCGTGACGACGTCGCCCAGGGTGGGGGAACGGATGCTGCGGCGCTGCCGGGTGCCCTGGATGCCATCGTGGCGGCCGTGAGGACGACCGCCGCGTGA
- a CDS encoding ATPase, with protein sequence MKTFVWFVLGIAGGFVVAHLVNKDPRGHEMLSQVDARIGEFTDRMGDAYRDQEAQFVDLVAEAKTAASDAVAAAGNVAADAAEAAKNATAKLTD encoded by the coding sequence ATGAAGACCTTCGTCTGGTTCGTGCTCGGTATCGCCGGTGGCTTCGTCGTCGCCCACCTGGTGAACAAAGACCCGCGCGGACACGAGATGCTCTCGCAGGTCGATGCCCGCATCGGTGAGTTCACCGACCGCATGGGTGACGCCTACCGCGACCAGGAGGCGCAGTTCGTCGACCTCGTCGCAGAGGCCAAGACCGCCGCATCCGATGCGGTCGCCGCCGCCGGCAACGTCGCCGCCGACGCTGCCGAGGCCGCGAAGAACGCCACCGCCAAGCTCACCGACTGA
- the rpsD gene encoding 30S ribosomal protein S4, protein MPTKSQDRRKVRMSRALGIALTPKAARYLEKRPYAPGEHGRTKRKTDSDYAVRLREKQRLREQYGIREKQMRNAFNEARRTQGLTGENLVELLEMRLDALVLRSGFARTTAQARQLVVHRHILVDGQTVDRPSFRVKPGQLIHVKTKSEGLEPFQVAAAGGHAEVLPLVPGYIEVDLTTLQSRLVRRPKRAEVPVTCDVQLVVEYYAAR, encoded by the coding sequence GTGCCTACGAAGTCCCAGGACCGCCGCAAGGTCCGTATGTCCCGAGCGCTCGGTATCGCGCTCACCCCGAAGGCCGCCCGCTACCTCGAGAAGCGTCCCTACGCTCCCGGCGAGCATGGCCGTACCAAGCGCAAGACCGACAGCGACTACGCCGTCCGTCTCCGCGAGAAGCAGCGTCTGCGCGAGCAGTACGGCATCCGCGAGAAGCAGATGCGCAACGCGTTCAACGAGGCGCGCCGCACCCAGGGCCTGACCGGTGAGAACCTCGTCGAGCTCCTCGAGATGCGTCTGGACGCGCTCGTCCTGCGTTCGGGCTTCGCCCGCACCACGGCGCAGGCCCGCCAGCTCGTCGTGCACCGCCACATCCTGGTCGACGGCCAGACGGTCGACCGCCCGTCGTTCCGCGTGAAGCCGGGTCAGCTCATCCACGTCAAGACCAAGAGCGAAGGCCTCGAGCCCTTCCAGGTCGCAGCCGCCGGCGGTCACGCCGAGGTGCTGCCCCTGGTTCCGGGGTACATCGAGGTCGACCTCACCACGCTGCAGTCGCGCCTCGTGCGTCGTCCGAAGCGTGCCGAGGTGCCCGTCACGTGCGACGTGCAGCTCGTCGTCGAGTACTACGCGGCGCGCTAA
- a CDS encoding replication-associated recombination protein A, with amino-acid sequence MTPSAALFPGQTPLAVRMRPTSLDEVAGQGHLLRPGSPLVTLASSDASSPGTAASVILWGPPGTGKTTLAQAIARSSGRRFVELSAVTAGVKDVREVMQEALTQRDLYDSSTILFLDEIHRFTKAQQDALLPGVENGWVVLIAATTENPSFSVISPLLSRSLLLTLRPLEDDDLAGLIDRAVSDPRGLAGSVVLDDDARSALVRLASGDARRALTALEAAASVALDTDDADPTITADHIAQAVDRALLRYDRQGDEHYDVISAFIKSIRGSDVDAAMHYLARMVEAGEDPRFIARRLVISAAEDIGLADPQALQIAIAAADAVAFIGMPEGRIPLAEATAYLATTAKSNAAYNAINSAIADVRAGGFGRVPPHLRDAHYPGAKRLGHGKGYLYPHDSDIGIVTQQYLPDELRGRRYYDPTTHGQERDISARLAKIRRIVDGE; translated from the coding sequence GTGACTCCCTCCGCCGCCCTCTTCCCCGGGCAGACGCCGTTGGCGGTGCGGATGCGGCCGACGAGCCTCGACGAGGTCGCCGGCCAGGGCCACCTCCTTCGTCCCGGATCGCCCCTCGTCACGCTGGCCTCGTCGGATGCATCGAGTCCGGGCACCGCGGCCTCCGTGATCCTGTGGGGCCCTCCGGGAACAGGCAAGACCACTCTCGCCCAGGCGATCGCCCGATCATCGGGCCGCCGTTTCGTAGAGCTGTCGGCGGTGACGGCGGGGGTGAAGGACGTGCGCGAGGTCATGCAGGAGGCCTTGACGCAGCGCGACCTCTACGACTCCTCGACGATCCTCTTCCTCGATGAGATCCACCGCTTCACCAAGGCGCAGCAGGACGCGCTGCTCCCGGGCGTCGAGAACGGCTGGGTCGTCCTGATCGCGGCGACGACAGAGAACCCGTCGTTCTCGGTCATCTCTCCCTTGCTCTCCCGGTCGCTCCTGCTCACCCTCCGTCCGCTCGAAGACGACGACCTCGCCGGGCTCATCGACCGGGCGGTCAGCGATCCCCGAGGACTCGCCGGGTCGGTGGTGCTCGACGACGACGCGCGGAGCGCCCTGGTACGACTGGCCTCGGGCGACGCACGACGCGCCCTCACGGCGCTCGAGGCCGCAGCATCCGTCGCCCTCGACACCGACGACGCCGACCCGACGATCACCGCCGACCACATCGCGCAGGCCGTCGACCGCGCGCTCCTGCGGTACGACCGCCAGGGCGACGAGCACTACGACGTCATCAGCGCCTTCATCAAGTCGATCCGCGGATCCGACGTCGATGCCGCGATGCACTACCTCGCTCGGATGGTCGAGGCGGGGGAGGACCCCCGTTTCATCGCGCGCCGTCTCGTCATCTCCGCGGCGGAAGACATCGGCCTCGCCGACCCGCAGGCGCTCCAGATCGCGATCGCGGCCGCCGACGCCGTCGCGTTCATCGGCATGCCGGAGGGGCGCATCCCCCTGGCCGAAGCCACGGCGTACCTCGCGACGACGGCGAAGTCGAACGCGGCCTACAACGCGATCAACAGCGCCATCGCCGATGTCCGCGCCGGCGGCTTCGGGCGCGTGCCCCCGCATCTGCGCGACGCGCACTACCCGGGCGCGAAGCGTCTGGGCCACGGCAAGGGCTACCTCTATCCGCACGACAGCGACATCGGCATCGTGACACAGCAGTACCTGCCCGACGAGCTCCGCGGGCGTCGGTACTACGACCCGACCACGCACGGGCAGGAGCGCGACATCTCGGCGCGTCTGGCCAAGATCCGCCGGATCGTCGACGGCGAGTGA
- a CDS encoding dioxygenase, with protein MATGGKDRSAKAARERARIYQARQELHAAQKQRRTRDNLIAGVAGAVIVLAAIGAQVAYFTAGPGAPEPVATSEPSPSTSTAPGTESTQAPTPDATEPAATPTP; from the coding sequence GTGGCGACAGGTGGCAAGGACCGAAGCGCGAAAGCGGCTCGCGAACGCGCGAGGATCTACCAGGCCCGCCAGGAGCTGCACGCCGCGCAGAAGCAGCGTCGCACGCGCGACAACCTGATTGCCGGGGTCGCCGGCGCGGTGATCGTGCTCGCGGCCATCGGCGCGCAGGTCGCCTACTTCACCGCCGGCCCGGGAGCGCCCGAGCCCGTAGCCACGAGCGAGCCGTCCCCCTCGACGAGCACCGCACCCGGCACGGAGTCGACGCAAGCGCCGACGCCCGATGCGACGGAGCCCGCCGCCACACCGACGCCCTGA